One genomic segment of Musa acuminata AAA Group cultivar baxijiao chromosome BXJ3-3, Cavendish_Baxijiao_AAA, whole genome shotgun sequence includes these proteins:
- the LOC135633643 gene encoding SUPPRESSOR OF GAMMA RESPONSE 1-like: MSSPSWLIDSKRIATKIKNASATVDPSKVKWISNPTKACPRCNHVIDNSDVVQEWPGLPKGVKFDPSDQELISHLMAKVGTGDAKPHPFINEFILTVEEEDGICYTHPKKLPGVKQDGSVSHFFHRTFKAYNIGTRKRRKINTDDLVDVRWHKTGKTKPVIVDGRHLGCKKIMVLYMSTTKGEKPEKTNWVMHQYHLGTGEDEKDGEYVVSKIFYQQQSKPGDKNGQDLGDKNGQNLTMEIDHNVVTELDPAPGAVPGSPEQNSGDKQDHVERLEVISGQSNVHHSGDEEHHVHLEGDKPDDQGEHPTEDTKWWEGESQYLLDSQQLAEGIAICEEFLQSQSSCAGEEVKKSNLCLSDYAAMGAEALKMDLEECQNLDGTDHANIELDTPPDFRLSQLEFGSQDSFLAWPGSKLAD, translated from the exons CCCATCTTGGTTAATTGACAGTAAAAGAATCGCGACAAAGATTAAAAATGCCTCTGCTACAGTGGACCCAAGCAAAGTCAAATGGATAAGCAACCCAACTAAAGCTTGTCCTAGATGCAACCATGTCATAGATAACAGTGAT GTTGTCCAGGAATGGCCAGGGTTGCCCAAAGGTGTGAAATTTGATCCATCCGACCAAGAGCTGATATCACATTTGATGGCAAAAGTTGGGACAGGTGATGCAAAACCACATCCTTTCATTAATGAATTCATTCTAACTGTTGAGGAAGAAGATGGAATATGCTACACTCATCCTAAGAAGCTGCCag GTGTCAAGCAGGATGGAAGTGTGTCTCACTTTTTTCATAGGACTTTCAAGGCATACAATATTGGAACAAGGAAAAGGCGGAAGATAAacactgatgatcttgtagatgtTCGCTGGCATAAGACTGGCAAGACAAAACCAGTAATTGTGGATGGGAGACACCTTGGATGCAAGAAGATAATGGTTTTGTATATGAGCACAACAAAGGGTGAAAAACCTGAGAAAACAAATTGGGTAATGCACCAATACCATTTGGGCACAGGGGAAGATGAGAAGGATGGTGAATATGTTGTGTCTAAAATATTCTATCAGCAGCAGTCCAAGCCAGGTGATAAAAATGGACAAGATCTAGGTGATAAAAATGGACAAAATCTCACCATGGAGATAGACCACAATGTTGTTACTGAGCTAGACCCTGCTCCAGGTGCTGTACCAGGTTCTCCTGAACAGAATTCCGGTGATAAGCAAGACCATGTTGAGAGACTTGAAGTGATATCTGGTCAG TCAAatgttcatcattctggagatgaagagcatcatgtgcaTCTTGAGGGTGATAAGCCTGATGATCAAGGTGAGCATCCAACAGAGGATACAAAATGGtgggaaggtgaatcacagtacctACTGGATTCTCAGCAGCTAGCAGAGGGGATTGCTATTTGCGAGGAGTTTCTTCAGAGTCAATCTTCCTGTGCTGGTGAAGAAGTAAAAAAGAGCAATCTATGCTTATCTGATTATGCTGCCATGGGTGCAGAAGCCTTGAAAATGGACTTGGAAGAATGTCAAAATTTAGATGGCACTGACCATGCTAACATTGAACTTGATACTCCTCCAGATTTCCGGCTGAGCCAACTT GAATTTGGATCGCAAGATAGCTTTCTAGCATGGCCTGGTAGTAAACTTGCAGACTGA